A part of Melittangium boletus DSM 14713 genomic DNA contains:
- a CDS encoding phosphatidylinositol-specific phospholipase C domain-containing protein, with the protein MIKTAHQLMSTSTLLGLLLTNVCFAQTPEQEKAAATPSSAQPGYIADKNKPFNQYTWLTAHNAFSYGNYGGVNSSQSMNLSEQLEKGVRGMMLDLHVKDGDIYLCHGTCLPGSLKFETALKNSILPFLRNNRNEVVTLFFEDYSSKEDLQKVFSNTPEVATYIFKPEGWPSGTWPTLAAMINKNERLLILSSKSGNSGSYNGGAYVINERALTVENTYNLGNALLPDDGVHDYDCEKRGESAELNTAASSTYKNWPRPFVMNHFHQYTVLGAHSDFDNRFDKILKRDKDHCRSKANRPPSYIALDYVDKGDAMEYVEWRNNGGVIFYEGDNATQDIVCGIGTQIKRTLNLQSSDEARMGCENDEMRSAVLSGIRKGTRIKLYDSPSGDRQDDYAIIDAKRDIGIDERVVISSLETNSDNADYTIRFLRNNGLNGKVSRIEVDPQPTDFPDSAIVLYEGGSASQNIVCTLPLTSSTFVNFKNDGYGCDNDEARSAKILEAKAGTTITVYDDPNGGTGDDYTSIRVKKNIQSPRVVGSFESSFSDEYLEVTFKRKNGLNGKVSSARISAATRAGEASSEAAPPPPEGAKQ; encoded by the coding sequence ATGATCAAAACAGCCCATCAACTCATGTCGACGAGCACGCTTCTCGGTCTGCTCCTCACCAACGTCTGTTTCGCCCAAACGCCCGAGCAGGAAAAGGCCGCCGCCACCCCGTCAAGCGCCCAGCCCGGCTACATCGCCGACAAGAACAAGCCCTTCAACCAGTACACGTGGTTGACCGCCCACAATGCCTTCTCTTATGGAAACTACGGCGGGGTCAACTCCAGCCAGAGCATGAACCTCAGCGAACAGTTGGAGAAAGGTGTTCGCGGAATGATGCTCGACCTTCACGTGAAGGATGGCGACATCTACCTGTGCCATGGGACCTGCCTCCCCGGCAGCCTCAAGTTCGAGACCGCGCTCAAGAACTCCATCCTCCCCTTCTTGCGCAATAACCGGAACGAAGTGGTCACGCTCTTCTTCGAGGATTACTCGAGCAAGGAAGATCTCCAGAAGGTCTTCAGCAACACGCCGGAAGTCGCGACGTACATCTTCAAGCCCGAGGGGTGGCCCTCGGGTACCTGGCCCACGCTCGCCGCGATGATCAACAAGAACGAGCGTCTGTTGATCCTCAGCTCCAAGAGCGGCAACAGCGGCAGCTACAATGGCGGGGCGTACGTCATCAACGAGCGAGCGCTCACCGTCGAGAACACGTACAACCTCGGCAACGCGCTCCTGCCCGATGACGGCGTCCATGACTACGATTGTGAGAAGCGTGGCGAGAGCGCGGAATTGAATACCGCCGCCTCCTCCACCTACAAGAACTGGCCCCGGCCCTTCGTGATGAACCACTTTCACCAGTACACCGTCCTGGGCGCGCACAGCGACTTCGACAACCGCTTCGACAAGATCCTCAAGCGCGACAAGGACCACTGCCGGTCCAAGGCCAACCGCCCCCCGAGCTACATCGCCCTGGACTACGTGGACAAAGGAGACGCCATGGAATACGTCGAGTGGCGCAACAACGGGGGCGTGATCTTCTATGAGGGCGATAATGCCACACAAGACATCGTGTGCGGCATTGGCACCCAGATCAAGCGCACACTCAACTTGCAGTCCAGCGACGAAGCCCGCATGGGTTGTGAAAACGATGAAATGCGCTCCGCCGTCTTGAGCGGTATCCGCAAGGGAACGCGCATCAAGTTGTATGACAGCCCGAGCGGAGACAGACAGGACGACTACGCCATCATCGACGCCAAGAGGGATATCGGCATCGACGAGCGCGTGGTCATCTCCAGCCTCGAGACGAACAGCGACAACGCGGACTACACCATCCGCTTCCTTCGGAACAATGGCCTCAATGGCAAGGTCTCCCGGATCGAGGTGGATCCCCAGCCGACGGACTTCCCCGACAGCGCGATTGTCCTCTATGAGGGCGGGAGCGCCAGTCAGAACATCGTCTGCACCTTGCCCTTGACCAGCAGCACGTTCGTCAACTTCAAAAACGACGGCTACGGGTGCGACAACGACGAGGCCCGATCGGCGAAGATCCTCGAGGCCAAGGCGGGCACGACGATCACCGTCTATGACGATCCGAACGGTGGCACGGGCGATGATTACACGAGCATCCGGGTCAAGAAGAACATCCAGTCCCCCAGGGTCGTTGGCTCCTTCGAGAGTTCCTTCAGTGATGAGTATCTCGAGGTGACGTTCAAGCGGAAGAACGGGCTCAACGGAAAGGTCTCCTCCGCGCGGATATCGGCCGCGACCCGGGCGGGTGAAGCCTCCTCGGAAGCGGCGCCCCCTCCCCCGGAAGGGGCGAAGCAGTAG
- the dgt gene encoding dGTP triphosphohydrolase, whose translation MKLDWNKLLCNRRLRELNGGSPSARDEQELRSEFDRDYDRAVFSTPVRRLQDKTQVFPLEPNDAVRTRLTHSLEVSTLTRGLARAVAQKLASTERITQEQALSIEVIATTCGLIHDVGNPPFGHAGEKAISSWFQQKLALEPGFFQEFDNHQLGSQLRNDFLEFEGNAQTLRIISKLQLLADRHGLNLTVGTLSAAMKYTAASNQTGKAAHTHKTGYFASEQKVVDRIREETGTQAARNPIAYLVEACDDTIYATVDLEDGVKKGVITWKDLEQALPDVAPEEAKDFIREQLKTAASYIDGHVQKEPELALKGRALDEAKAQHFRTVVIGKTKTAVIETFEAQYASIMSGDYSGELIADSKANKLIKACKTVGRNHVYSSTQTLKLEILGRRVIHDLMDIFWEGASAYTPSGKMSGFNEKIYNLLSRNYRTVFEQALRNSDLPASYHRFQLVTDYVCGMTDTFACKLHSELTHG comes from the coding sequence ATGAAGTTGGACTGGAACAAGCTGCTGTGCAACCGACGTCTCCGCGAATTGAATGGAGGCTCCCCCTCTGCCCGTGACGAACAGGAACTCCGCTCTGAATTCGATCGGGACTACGATCGGGCCGTTTTCTCGACTCCGGTACGTCGCCTCCAGGACAAGACCCAGGTCTTTCCTCTTGAACCCAATGACGCCGTACGAACGCGCCTGACTCACTCACTGGAGGTCTCCACGCTGACACGAGGTCTCGCGCGGGCCGTGGCGCAGAAGCTCGCTTCCACCGAACGTATTACTCAGGAGCAGGCCCTCAGCATCGAGGTCATCGCGACGACCTGCGGACTGATTCACGATGTTGGCAATCCGCCCTTCGGGCATGCGGGCGAAAAGGCCATCAGCAGTTGGTTCCAGCAAAAGCTCGCTCTCGAACCGGGATTCTTCCAGGAGTTCGATAATCATCAATTGGGTTCACAACTTCGAAATGACTTCTTGGAGTTCGAGGGCAACGCCCAGACCCTGAGGATTATCTCCAAGCTTCAACTACTCGCGGACAGACACGGACTCAATCTGACCGTAGGAACCCTTTCGGCGGCCATGAAGTACACGGCCGCGTCGAATCAGACGGGCAAGGCCGCCCACACACACAAGACCGGGTACTTCGCCTCCGAACAAAAAGTCGTCGACAGAATCCGGGAAGAGACGGGAACACAGGCCGCCCGTAACCCCATTGCCTACCTAGTCGAGGCCTGCGATGACACCATCTACGCCACGGTGGATCTCGAAGATGGAGTCAAAAAAGGGGTCATCACCTGGAAAGACCTAGAGCAGGCACTTCCGGACGTGGCACCTGAAGAGGCCAAGGACTTCATCCGTGAGCAGCTAAAAACTGCGGCCAGCTATATCGATGGTCATGTCCAGAAGGAACCCGAACTAGCGCTCAAGGGTCGAGCGCTCGACGAGGCCAAAGCCCAGCACTTCAGGACCGTGGTCATCGGTAAAACAAAAACCGCAGTCATCGAAACATTCGAAGCTCAATACGCATCCATTATGAGTGGAGACTACTCCGGCGAACTCATCGCGGACAGCAAGGCGAACAAGCTCATCAAGGCCTGCAAAACAGTTGGACGCAACCACGTCTACTCGTCGACCCAGACCCTGAAGTTGGAAATCCTGGGCCGCCGGGTCATTCACGACCTGATGGACATCTTTTGGGAGGGAGCATCCGCTTACACTCCTTCTGGGAAGATGTCTGGTTTCAACGAGAAGATCTACAATCTGCTCTCCCGCAACTACCGAACAGTCTTCGAACAGGCCCTCAGAAACTCGGACCTGCCCGCGAGCTACCATCGTTTCCAATTGGTAACGGACTATGTCTGCGGCATGACTGATACGTTCGCATGTAAGCTTCACTCCGAACTCACCCATGGTTGA
- a CDS encoding tetratricopeptide repeat protein: MTHERNGREPWPPELTDHLRKVDRLRRAGRYAEALSRMKELVEAYPRQVRVFFEMGLTLGIWGGQPAEALPWYARVLELAPGHTSAQLHRALALAQLGRHAEAVDGFDTLEAGGEFRKALVLYMQRAESLEVLGRLEDAERDWTRAHGEDPRNPWLLHRRASLRARLGRLAEAVDDLTRALASPDEEAVDAELLHDRGLLRARLGDLDGARADFEAGRSALREGDPPDLVEFLHRGLPETV, encoded by the coding sequence ATGACCCACGAGCGCAACGGACGCGAGCCATGGCCCCCCGAGCTCACCGACCACTTGCGCAAGGTGGATCGGCTGCGGCGCGCGGGCCGCTACGCGGAGGCCCTGTCGCGCATGAAGGAGCTCGTCGAGGCCTATCCCCGGCAGGTGCGCGTCTTCTTCGAGATGGGACTCACCCTCGGCATCTGGGGTGGCCAGCCCGCCGAGGCCCTGCCCTGGTATGCCCGCGTGCTGGAGTTGGCCCCGGGCCACACGTCCGCCCAGCTCCACCGCGCGCTCGCCCTCGCCCAGCTGGGCCGTCACGCCGAGGCCGTGGACGGCTTCGACACGCTCGAGGCGGGAGGCGAGTTCCGCAAGGCGCTCGTCCTCTACATGCAGCGCGCCGAATCCCTGGAAGTGCTCGGCCGGCTCGAGGACGCCGAGCGCGACTGGACGCGAGCCCACGGCGAGGACCCCCGGAACCCGTGGCTGCTCCACCGGCGCGCCTCGCTGCGCGCCCGGCTGGGCCGCCTGGCGGAGGCCGTGGACGACCTCACCCGCGCCCTCGCCTCACCGGACGAGGAAGCGGTGGACGCGGAGCTGCTGCACGACCGAGGCCTGTTGCGCGCCCGGCTGGGAGACCTGGACGGCGCCCGCGCGGACTTCGAGGCCGGACGGTCCGCCCTGCGCGAAGGCGACCCTCCCGACCTCGTGGAGTTCCTGCACCGAGGACTACCAGAGACAGTCTGA
- a CDS encoding serine/threonine-protein kinase, producing the protein MEHLKRSPTEESASPPEAGSAPHPEEGAEGLACALDVLELELQRAHAVLRQGVDEPTHVVGAPPPLPSPPEESLPLPQGTAVGRYIVRERLGAGGMGEVYAAFDPHLNRRVALKLLLPGGADRNQARLRLMREAQSMARLSHPHVLPVFDIGEHGDQVFIALELVEGRTLRQWLKEEPRPWREVVQVLTRAGQGLAAAHAAGLVHRDFKPDNVLVGHDGRVLVYDFGLACEQGTGSPGAPVPVDLSVLLSAQPPAPDADAFADLHTREPRETPVTRAGLIMGTPGYMAPEQYRHEPLTGQADQFSFCATLHYALYGEHAFEGHGAGALARATLAGRLRPPPRDSDVPEWVRRVVRRGLSLSPSERHASMEALLEALQDEPGARLPRKVLMAVAAAFLAAVVAGAASQWSQRQGLCHHLGTSLDGVWDAPRQDAVRQAFLATGQPYAAAAWAGVKSALDGYASAWVDRQRHACEATFLTGQASEERFTARTACLERRRSEFKALTALLAVADASEVEHAVEAVRGLSELEPCDEAATITERVPPPREPAAAARVEALYTELARARALRISGQYVAGLAAAIPVATEARAGTYAPLKAEALLELGQQQRGFGDPTAEHTLLEAAWTADEVGLDEVRAEALVALTQFIAYDSARVADGHDWFHQARALLVRTRRQGRLSAQLESAHGLLYSAQGDPIAAEASQRNALAEWDKAALAESPERASLLRHLGLTLSAQGRHEEALAEYQRAHAAYVRTLGAGHPRVGSALVNLGGSLSVLGRPEALPTLREGVAIVERTLPPRHPFRAVALDALGSALTRVGQREEAKRVLLRAVVAAEGSRGPQHPDVAPACDSLGRVLLELEHPAEALAHFTRAMTLRERMMGGKHPELASSLTGQGEALRRLGRSHEALVPLERALTLRETHAVPPEDLADTRFALARALMDSRRDMRHARALAEQAVQGFQGPGHQAALARIQSWLGARHSRE; encoded by the coding sequence ATGGAGCATCTGAAACGATCTCCGACGGAGGAGTCGGCCAGCCCGCCCGAGGCGGGCAGCGCGCCGCACCCGGAAGAGGGCGCCGAAGGGCTCGCGTGCGCGCTGGACGTGCTGGAGCTGGAGCTCCAGCGCGCCCATGCGGTGCTGCGGCAGGGCGTGGACGAGCCCACCCACGTCGTGGGAGCACCCCCTCCCCTCCCCTCCCCTCCCGAGGAATCCCTCCCCCTGCCCCAGGGCACCGCCGTGGGGCGCTACATCGTGCGCGAGCGGCTCGGCGCCGGCGGCATGGGCGAGGTGTACGCCGCGTTCGACCCCCACCTCAACCGCCGGGTGGCCCTCAAGCTGCTGCTGCCCGGCGGCGCGGACCGGAACCAGGCCCGGCTGCGCCTCATGCGCGAGGCCCAGTCCATGGCCCGCCTGTCCCACCCCCACGTGCTGCCCGTCTTCGACATCGGCGAGCACGGCGACCAGGTCTTCATCGCCCTGGAGTTGGTGGAGGGCCGCACCCTGCGTCAGTGGCTCAAGGAGGAGCCCCGGCCCTGGCGCGAGGTGGTGCAGGTCCTCACCCGCGCGGGCCAGGGACTCGCCGCCGCCCACGCCGCGGGACTCGTCCACCGCGACTTCAAACCCGACAACGTGCTCGTGGGCCATGACGGACGCGTGCTCGTCTATGACTTCGGCCTCGCCTGCGAGCAGGGCACCGGCTCGCCCGGAGCCCCCGTCCCCGTGGACCTGTCGGTGCTGCTCAGCGCCCAGCCCCCCGCCCCGGACGCGGACGCCTTCGCCGACCTGCACACCCGCGAGCCCCGCGAGACGCCCGTCACCCGCGCCGGTCTCATCATGGGCACCCCGGGCTACATGGCGCCCGAGCAGTACCGCCATGAACCCCTCACCGGGCAGGCGGATCAATTCAGCTTCTGCGCCACGCTCCACTACGCCCTCTATGGCGAGCACGCCTTCGAGGGCCATGGCGCCGGCGCGCTCGCCCGCGCCACGCTCGCGGGCCGCCTGCGTCCACCGCCCCGCGACTCGGACGTGCCCGAGTGGGTGCGCCGCGTGGTGCGCCGGGGCTTGAGCCTCTCGCCCTCCGAGCGCCATGCCTCCATGGAGGCCCTGCTCGAGGCGCTCCAGGACGAGCCGGGCGCGCGCCTGCCCCGCAAGGTGCTCATGGCCGTGGCCGCCGCCTTCCTCGCGGCCGTGGTGGCCGGAGCGGCGAGCCAGTGGAGCCAACGCCAGGGACTCTGCCACCACCTGGGCACGTCGCTGGACGGCGTGTGGGACGCCCCCCGCCAGGACGCCGTGCGCCAGGCCTTCCTCGCCACCGGCCAGCCCTACGCCGCCGCCGCCTGGGCGGGGGTGAAGAGCGCGCTGGACGGCTATGCCTCCGCGTGGGTGGACCGCCAACGCCATGCCTGCGAGGCGACGTTCCTCACGGGCCAGGCCTCCGAGGAGCGGTTCACCGCGCGCACCGCGTGTCTGGAGCGTCGGCGCTCGGAGTTCAAGGCCCTGACGGCGCTGCTCGCCGTGGCGGATGCCTCCGAGGTGGAGCACGCCGTGGAGGCCGTGCGCGGCCTGTCCGAGCTGGAGCCCTGCGACGAGGCCGCGACGATCACCGAGCGCGTGCCCCCGCCCAGGGAGCCCGCGGCGGCCGCCCGGGTGGAGGCGCTGTACACGGAGCTGGCACGGGCCCGCGCGCTGCGCATCTCCGGCCAGTACGTGGCGGGGCTCGCCGCGGCCATCCCCGTGGCCACCGAGGCCCGCGCGGGCACCTACGCCCCCTTGAAGGCCGAGGCCCTGCTGGAGCTGGGGCAGCAGCAGCGCGGCTTCGGAGACCCCACCGCCGAGCACACCCTCCTGGAGGCGGCGTGGACGGCCGACGAGGTGGGGCTGGACGAGGTGCGGGCCGAGGCCCTGGTGGCCCTCACCCAGTTCATCGCCTACGACAGCGCGCGCGTGGCGGACGGCCATGACTGGTTCCACCAGGCGCGCGCCCTGCTCGTGCGCACCCGGCGCCAGGGCCGCCTGTCCGCGCAGCTCGAGAGCGCCCATGGCCTCTTGTACAGCGCCCAGGGCGACCCCATCGCCGCCGAGGCCTCGCAGCGCAACGCCCTCGCCGAGTGGGACAAGGCGGCCCTCGCGGAGAGTCCCGAGCGCGCCTCCCTGCTGCGCCACCTGGGCCTGACGCTCTCCGCCCAGGGCCGCCACGAGGAAGCCCTCGCCGAGTACCAGCGCGCGCACGCGGCGTATGTGCGCACGCTGGGCGCCGGGCATCCCCGCGTGGGCAGCGCCCTGGTGAACCTGGGCGGAAGCCTGAGCGTCCTGGGCCGCCCCGAGGCCCTGCCCACCCTGCGCGAGGGCGTGGCCATCGTGGAGCGGACCCTGCCCCCCCGCCACCCCTTCCGCGCCGTGGCCCTGGACGCCCTGGGCTCGGCCCTGACACGCGTGGGACAGCGGGAGGAAGCGAAGCGGGTGCTGCTCCGGGCCGTGGTGGCGGCGGAGGGCTCTCGAGGACCCCAACACCCGGACGTGGCGCCTGCCTGTGACAGCCTGGGCCGGGTGCTGCTGGAGTTGGAGCATCCCGCCGAGGCCCTGGCCCACTTCACCCGGGCGATGACCCTGCGCGAGCGCATGATGGGCGGGAAGCATCCCGAGCTCGCCTCGTCCCTCACCGGGCAGGGAGAGGCGCTGCGGCGGCTGGGCCGGAGCCACGAGGCCCTGGTGCCCCTGGAGCGGGCCCTCACCCTGCGTGAGACACATGCCGTACCGCCCGAGGACCTGGCCGACACGCGCTTCGCCCTCGCGCGCGCGCTGATGGACTCCCGCCGGGACATGAGGCACGCGCGGGCCCTGGCCGAGCAGGCCGTACAGGGCTTCCAGGGTCCAGGACATCAGGCGGCGCTCGCGCGGATCCAGTCCTGGCTGGGCGCGAGGCATTCCCGGGAGTAG